From the Priestia koreensis genome, one window contains:
- a CDS encoding thioredoxin family protein, whose amino-acid sequence MQEWTEQQAELQLAKKGMQVIFFYTPMCGTCQVSKKMLEVAAELVPQLEIGMCNLNYMPKMAERFEIESVPCLIAVENDRIYKKIYAFRSIEYLLGELREIA is encoded by the coding sequence ATGCAAGAATGGACAGAACAGCAAGCTGAGCTACAGCTAGCGAAAAAAGGAATGCAGGTCATTTTCTTTTATACCCCGATGTGTGGGACATGCCAAGTTTCAAAGAAAATGCTAGAAGTAGCAGCAGAGCTAGTGCCGCAGCTCGAAATTGGCATGTGCAATTTAAATTACATGCCAAAAATGGCAGAACGGTTTGAAATTGAGAGCGTTCCTTGTCTAATCGCGGTGGAAAATGATCGTATTTACAAAAAGATTTATGCGTTTCGTTCAATTGAGTACTTGCTGGGCGAGCTGCGAGAGATAGCGTGA
- a CDS encoding arsenate reductase family protein codes for MTVKFYSYPKCSTCRKAKKWLDDHEVAYEEIHIIENPPSKEELKAIYETSGFEIKKLFNTSGMKYRELGLKDKVSTASDDELLDLLASDGMLIKRPLLTDGKNVTVGFKEEQFEQVWA; via the coding sequence ATGACAGTTAAATTTTATTCTTATCCAAAATGTAGCACATGTCGTAAAGCGAAAAAATGGCTTGATGATCATGAAGTAGCGTATGAAGAAATTCATATCATTGAAAATCCTCCTTCGAAAGAGGAATTGAAAGCTATTTATGAAACAAGTGGATTTGAAATCAAAAAGTTGTTTAATACAAGTGGTATGAAATATCGTGAACTAGGACTAAAAGATAAAGTAAGCACAGCTTCTGATGACGAGCTTCTAGATCTATTGGCATCAGATGGAATGCTAATTAAGCGTCCGCTTTTAACAGACGGAAAGAACGTAACCGTTGGCTTTAAAGAGGAGCAGTTTGAACAGGTTTGGGCATAA
- a CDS encoding toprim domain-containing protein, giving the protein MTMALEDNGKVIIVEGKSDKKRIQSIIKEPIEIICTNGTISIAKLDEIIDATFDREVFILVDSDDAGDKLRKQFRRELPEAEHLYVDRMYREVAAAPKNHIASVLISANIDVCAEYLTYK; this is encoded by the coding sequence ATGACGATGGCATTAGAAGACAATGGGAAAGTCATAATTGTAGAAGGAAAGTCGGATAAAAAACGAATCCAAAGCATCATTAAAGAGCCTATTGAAATTATTTGTACGAATGGCACGATTAGTATTGCAAAGCTTGATGAAATCATTGATGCGACGTTTGATCGTGAAGTGTTTATTTTGGTGGACTCCGATGATGCAGGTGACAAGCTACGAAAACAATTTCGCCGAGAATTACCTGAAGCAGAGCATTTGTATGTGGATCGTATGTATCGTGAGGTTGCGGCAGCCCCTAAAAATCATATTGCCTCTGTGTTAATTAGTGCGAATATTGATGTATGTGCCGAATATTTAACATATAAGTAA
- the sufD gene encoding Fe-S cluster assembly protein SufD, which yields MTIDTKLPVDQEYVSSFSKEANEPSWLLDLRLQALAKAEDLSLPRADKTNITKWNFTSFSNHATKAAAVSSIDGLSEEVKALIDTENAKNLYVQRNESPAYAAVSDTLKEQGVIFTDIQTAAREHGDLLQKYFMKDGVKVDENRLTALHAALVNGGVFIYVPKNVEVAEPLQSVFVHEDANAALFNHVIVVADDNSSVTYVENYISTSGANEAVVNIVAEVFANTNAKVTFGAVDYLSEGSTVYVNRRGVAGRDGRIEWALGLMNEGNTVSENTTYLMGDGSYGDTKTVTVGRGEQKQNFTTQVVHFGKHSEGYILKHGVMKDSASSIFNGIGKIEHGASKANAEQESRVLMLSEKARGDANPILLIDEDDVTAGHAASVGRVDPVQLYYLMSRGIPRVEAERLVIHGFLAPVVNALPIETVKKQLVEVIERKVR from the coding sequence ATGACTATTGACACTAAACTACCGGTAGATCAGGAGTATGTCAGCAGCTTCTCTAAAGAAGCAAACGAACCAAGCTGGCTTCTAGACCTTCGCTTACAGGCTCTTGCGAAGGCAGAAGATCTTTCACTACCAAGAGCAGATAAAACAAACATTACAAAGTGGAATTTTACTTCTTTCTCAAACCATGCGACAAAAGCAGCGGCTGTTAGCTCTATTGATGGGCTTTCTGAGGAAGTAAAGGCACTTATTGATACAGAAAATGCAAAAAACCTTTACGTACAGCGCAACGAATCACCTGCATATGCAGCGGTTTCTGATACGTTAAAAGAGCAAGGTGTGATCTTCACTGATATCCAAACAGCTGCAAGAGAACACGGCGACCTTCTACAAAAATACTTCATGAAAGATGGAGTAAAAGTAGATGAAAATCGTCTAACAGCTCTACATGCTGCACTAGTAAACGGTGGGGTATTCATCTATGTACCGAAAAATGTTGAAGTAGCAGAACCACTTCAATCTGTATTCGTACATGAAGATGCAAACGCAGCATTATTCAACCACGTTATTGTCGTAGCAGATGACAACAGCTCTGTAACATATGTAGAAAACTATATTTCTACAAGTGGTGCAAACGAAGCGGTTGTAAACATCGTTGCTGAAGTATTTGCAAACACAAATGCAAAAGTAACGTTTGGTGCAGTAGATTACCTTTCAGAAGGATCAACTGTTTATGTAAATCGTCGCGGTGTTGCAGGACGTGACGGTCGTATTGAATGGGCACTAGGTTTAATGAACGAAGGAAACACAGTGTCTGAAAATACAACGTACCTAATGGGTGACGGCTCTTATGGAGATACTAAAACAGTAACAGTGGGGCGTGGAGAGCAAAAACAAAACTTCACTACTCAAGTTGTTCATTTTGGTAAACATTCAGAAGGTTATATTTTAAAGCATGGCGTAATGAAAGACAGTGCTTCTTCAATCTTTAACGGGATCGGTAAAATTGAGCACGGTGCTTCTAAAGCAAACGCTGAACAAGAATCTCGCGTATTAATGCTTAGCGAAAAAGCGCGTGGAGATGCGAACCCAATTTTATTAATTGATGAAGATGATGTAACAGCAGGTCATGCTGCTTCTGTAGGTCGCGTAGATCCTGTTCAATTATACTATCTAATGAGCCGTGGTATTCCGCGTGTTGAAGCTGAACGTCTAGTAATTCATGGATTCCTAGCACCAGTTGTTAATGCTCTTCCAATTGAAACAGTTAAGAAGCAGCTAGTAGAAGTTATTGAAAGGAAAGTTCGTTGA
- a CDS encoding O-acetylhomoserine aminocarboxypropyltransferase/cysteine synthase family protein, with product MNLIEGVLMMGDGTNKYRLETIGVHGGLQPDPLTGARALPIYMSNAYQFKDTDHAANLFALQEPGYIYTRIHNPTVSVFEERVAQLEGGVGSLAVSSGMAAITTAILNIAGSGDEIVSSSSLYGGTYNLFDTTLPRYGIKTTFVDQSNPENFRQAITPHTKAIYAETIGNPSLSVLDIEAVATIAHEAGIPLIIDNTFATPYLCRPIEHGADIVVHSATKWLLGNGTTLGGIIVDGGRFDWNSPKFPGFTTPDASYHDLVYAEAIGAAAYIVKARVQLLRDLGVSISPFNAYQFSLGLETLHVRMKEHIANTRKVVQYLENHPAVDWVLYPEAPSHPQVKEASKYLPKGAGAVVVFGISGGREAGKKLINSVKLWSHVANVGDSKSLIIHPASTTHQQLTPDQLKEAGVSEDLIRLSVGIEHIDDILNDLEQAIEVATGQKSASLTF from the coding sequence ATGAATCTGATTGAAGGAGTGTTGATGATGGGAGATGGAACAAATAAGTATCGTTTAGAAACAATAGGGGTGCACGGGGGATTACAACCAGATCCACTAACAGGTGCAAGGGCTTTGCCAATTTATATGTCCAATGCATATCAGTTTAAAGACACGGATCACGCAGCCAATTTATTTGCGCTACAAGAGCCTGGCTACATTTACACCCGAATTCATAACCCTACCGTATCTGTATTTGAAGAACGAGTTGCTCAGCTAGAAGGCGGAGTAGGGAGTCTAGCCGTATCTAGCGGCATGGCGGCCATTACGACGGCTATTTTAAATATTGCAGGAAGTGGCGATGAGATTGTCTCGTCTTCATCCCTTTACGGAGGTACATATAACTTATTTGATACCACACTCCCTCGATATGGGATTAAGACAACGTTTGTCGATCAGAGCAATCCTGAGAATTTTAGACAAGCAATTACGCCTCACACAAAAGCTATTTATGCTGAAACTATTGGCAACCCAAGCTTAAGCGTGTTGGATATCGAGGCTGTCGCAACTATTGCTCATGAGGCAGGCATTCCACTTATTATCGACAATACCTTTGCTACTCCATATCTATGCCGTCCAATTGAACACGGAGCGGATATTGTTGTTCACTCTGCTACGAAATGGTTGTTAGGAAATGGAACAACTCTAGGTGGCATCATCGTAGACGGAGGAAGGTTTGACTGGAATTCACCGAAGTTTCCTGGGTTCACAACGCCTGATGCTAGCTACCATGATCTTGTATATGCAGAAGCAATTGGTGCAGCTGCTTACATCGTAAAAGCGCGTGTACAATTGCTCCGTGATTTAGGTGTATCCATTAGTCCGTTTAATGCGTATCAATTTAGCCTAGGTCTTGAAACGTTGCATGTAAGAATGAAAGAGCACATTGCTAATACAAGAAAAGTGGTTCAATATCTGGAAAATCATCCTGCCGTTGACTGGGTACTTTATCCGGAAGCTCCGTCACATCCTCAAGTAAAAGAAGCATCGAAATATTTACCGAAAGGTGCAGGTGCTGTAGTTGTTTTTGGTATATCAGGCGGACGAGAGGCTGGAAAAAAACTCATTAATTCTGTTAAATTATGGTCTCATGTAGCAAATGTAGGAGACTCAAAAAGTTTGATTATTCATCCTGCTAGCACGACTCATCAGCAGCTTACGCCTGATCAATTAAAAGAAGCAGGAGTAAGCGAGGACCTTATTCGTCTATCTGTTGGCATTGAGCATATTGATGATATTCTAAATGATTTAGAACAAGCAATCGAAGTGGCAACTGGTCAAAAGTCTGCTTCACTAACCTTTTAA
- a CDS encoding DUF2553 family protein, with product MKEEQKDQVTNETNKAVYEDSTAEQQNDAAIRRHAEKVAKGETNQYVDCDGEGGWC from the coding sequence ATGAAAGAAGAGCAAAAAGATCAGGTAACGAATGAAACAAATAAAGCAGTATATGAGGATTCAACAGCTGAGCAACAAAACGATGCGGCTATTCGTCGTCATGCAGAGAAGGTAGCAAAAGGCGAAACGAACCAATACGTAGATTGTGATGGAGAAGGCGGCTGGTGCTAA
- a CDS encoding acyl-CoA dehydrogenase family protein, translating into MANKVEKEIKGGSFLIEDVTFDQVYTPEDFSEEHKMIAKTTEDYVVNEVVPNVEYLEKHEFDRSVKLLKKAGDLGLLGVDVPEEYGGLGLDKVSSALIAEKMSRAGGFSITHGAHVGIGSLPIVLFGNEEQKQKYLPLLATGEKIAAYALTEPGSGSDALGARTTAHLNAEGTHYVLNGEKQWITNAGFADVFVVYAKIDGDKFSAFIVEREYGGVSTGAEEKKMGIKSSSTRTLILEDALVPKENLLGEVGKGHVIAFNILNIGRYKLGVGAVGGSKRALELSAQYANQRQQFKTPIAKFSLIQEKLATMATKLYASESSVYRTVGLFESRMGGFTEEEAKDGRSVAAAIAEYAIECSLNKVFATEAHDHIVDEGVQIHGGYGFMSEYEIERMYRDSRINRIFEGTNEINRLLVPGTFLRKALKGELPLLQKAQALQEELMMLMPEEVGDEVLAQEKYLVRNAKKIALMMAGLAAQKYGKELDKEQEVLVNLADMISNAYAMESVVLRTEKAIERTGLEKNQLKVNYTAVFCQEAFNEIEAHAKETLVAVEKGDTLRMMMSALRKLTRYTPMNVIAKKREIASVILEAEKYLV; encoded by the coding sequence ATGGCAAACAAAGTGGAAAAAGAAATCAAAGGTGGAAGCTTTTTAATTGAAGATGTAACATTTGATCAAGTGTATACTCCAGAGGATTTCAGCGAAGAGCACAAAATGATTGCGAAAACAACGGAAGACTACGTTGTAAACGAAGTAGTACCGAACGTAGAGTACTTGGAAAAACACGAATTTGATCGTTCTGTGAAACTGCTGAAAAAAGCAGGGGACCTAGGTTTATTAGGTGTAGACGTACCAGAAGAATACGGGGGATTAGGTTTAGATAAAGTAAGCTCAGCTTTAATTGCTGAAAAAATGTCTAGAGCTGGCGGATTCTCGATTACACACGGAGCACACGTAGGAATTGGTTCATTACCAATCGTTCTTTTCGGAAACGAAGAGCAAAAGCAAAAGTACCTTCCTCTTTTAGCAACAGGTGAGAAAATTGCTGCTTACGCATTAACAGAGCCAGGTTCAGGTTCTGATGCATTAGGTGCTCGTACGACTGCTCACTTAAATGCTGAAGGCACACACTACGTATTAAACGGTGAAAAGCAATGGATCACAAATGCAGGATTCGCTGACGTATTCGTTGTGTATGCAAAAATCGATGGAGACAAATTCTCTGCTTTCATCGTAGAGCGTGAGTATGGTGGCGTTTCAACAGGCGCAGAAGAAAAGAAAATGGGTATTAAGAGTTCTTCTACACGTACATTAATTTTAGAAGATGCGCTTGTGCCGAAAGAAAACCTATTGGGTGAAGTTGGGAAAGGTCACGTTATTGCCTTTAACATCTTAAACATCGGTCGTTACAAATTAGGAGTAGGTGCAGTTGGAGGAAGTAAACGTGCACTTGAGCTTAGTGCTCAATATGCAAATCAGCGTCAACAGTTTAAAACACCAATTGCGAAGTTCTCATTAATTCAAGAGAAGTTAGCAACAATGGCAACAAAATTGTATGCATCTGAAAGCTCCGTATACCGTACAGTGGGATTATTTGAATCTCGCATGGGTGGGTTCACAGAAGAAGAAGCAAAAGATGGCCGTTCTGTTGCAGCTGCGATTGCTGAATATGCAATTGAGTGCTCATTAAACAAAGTATTCGCGACTGAAGCACACGATCATATCGTTGATGAAGGCGTTCAAATCCACGGTGGTTATGGCTTCATGAGTGAATATGAAATTGAGCGTATGTACCGTGATTCTCGTATCAACCGTATTTTTGAAGGAACGAATGAAATTAACCGCTTATTAGTGCCAGGTACATTCCTTCGTAAAGCATTAAAAGGTGAGCTTCCATTATTACAAAAAGCGCAAGCTCTTCAAGAAGAACTTATGATGCTTATGCCGGAAGAAGTGGGCGATGAAGTATTAGCTCAAGAGAAATATCTTGTACGCAACGCGAAGAAAATCGCACTTATGATGGCTGGATTAGCTGCACAGAAATACGGCAAAGAGCTAGACAAAGAGCAAGAGGTACTTGTGAACCTTGCTGACATGATCAGCAATGCGTACGCAATGGAATCTGTTGTCCTTCGTACAGAAAAAGCAATCGAAAGAACAGGTTTAGAGAAAAATCAATTAAAAGTAAATTACACAGCCGTATTCTGTCAAGAAGCGTTTAATGAGATTGAAGCTCATGCAAAAGAAACGCTTGTAGCGGTAGAAAAAGGCGATACGCTTCGTATGATGATGTCAGCTCTTCGTAAGCTAACACGTTATACACCAATGAACGTAATTGCGAAAAAACGTGAAATTGCAAGTGTAATTCTTGAAGCAGAAAAATATCTCGTTTGA
- a CDS encoding methionine ABC transporter permease — protein sequence MFEKYFPNVDITELMTATQQTLFMTAVSVVATFILGTILGMLLFLTSKGQVWQNKIVNVVIAAVVNIFRSIPFLVLIILLIPFTIFLVNDMLGPKAALPALIIGAAPFYARLVEIGLREIDKGVIEAAKSMGATTWTIIWKVLLPESLPALISGITVTGIALVGYTAMAGVVGAGGLGDLAYLQGFQRSNNDVTVLATVLILIIVFIIQFIGDIITSKIDKR from the coding sequence ATGTTTGAGAAATATTTTCCGAATGTTGATATAACCGAATTAATGACCGCTACGCAACAAACATTATTCATGACGGCTGTTTCCGTTGTTGCAACGTTTATTTTAGGAACTATCCTAGGTATGCTTCTGTTCCTTACGTCTAAGGGACAGGTGTGGCAGAACAAGATAGTCAATGTGGTCATTGCAGCAGTCGTCAATATTTTCCGCTCGATTCCGTTCTTGGTTTTAATTATCTTGTTAATTCCATTTACGATTTTCCTCGTAAATGACATGCTTGGGCCAAAAGCAGCGTTACCAGCATTGATTATCGGGGCGGCACCGTTTTATGCTCGTCTCGTTGAGATTGGATTGCGTGAGATTGACAAAGGTGTGATTGAAGCAGCGAAATCAATGGGTGCAACAACATGGACGATTATTTGGAAGGTGTTACTACCTGAATCACTACCAGCGTTAATTTCTGGTATTACGGTAACGGGAATTGCGCTTGTAGGCTATACAGCGATGGCTGGGGTAGTTGGAGCAGGAGGACTCGGAGACCTTGCTTATTTACAAGGGTTCCAACGAAGCAACAATGACGTGACGGTGTTAGCGACCGTCCTTATTCTAATCATTGTGTTCATCATTCAATTTATTGGAGACATTATCACATCGAAAATCGATAAACGATAA
- a CDS encoding carboxymuconolactone decarboxylase family protein yields MENQQPTSSTEQALHAYKIGVGHFAEKMPDVTKTFNAFTEACFKEGELSKKEKQLIALGISLVAQDEYCMIYHTKGCLDQGATEKEILEACGVAAAFGGGAAMSQAVTLVHECIHELDHRTH; encoded by the coding sequence ATGGAAAATCAACAGCCAACGAGCTCAACTGAACAAGCATTACACGCATATAAAATTGGGGTTGGTCATTTTGCCGAAAAAATGCCTGACGTAACGAAGACGTTTAATGCGTTTACAGAAGCGTGCTTTAAAGAAGGAGAGCTTTCCAAAAAGGAAAAACAGCTGATTGCGCTTGGCATTAGCTTAGTAGCTCAGGACGAGTACTGCATGATTTATCATACAAAAGGGTGCCTAGATCAAGGGGCAACTGAAAAAGAAATTCTAGAAGCCTGTGGTGTAGCGGCAGCATTTGGTGGGGGAGCGGCTATGAGTCAAGCCGTTACGCTCGTTCACGAATGCATCCATGAGTTAGACCATCGCACGCATTAA
- a CDS encoding methionine ABC transporter ATP-binding protein, with the protein MITLQGVKKIYQSSQGTVRAVDGVDLRVQPGEIFGIIGYSGAGKSTLIRLLNGLEKPTEGTVEVAGNNIGQIRGGKLRKARQEISMIFQHFNLLWSRTVRENISFPLEIAKVPKQERLKRVDELIKLVGLEGRENAYPSQLSGGQKQRVGIARALANNPKVLLCDEATSALDPQTTDSILELLVDINKNLGLTIVLITHEMHVIRKICHRVAVMEDGKVAEEGNVLDVFKRPQAQITKTFVKQVTEADESFEAIENVREQYPDGHIIQLTFIGQGAEQPLITSVIKEFDITVNILQGKVSYTQGGSYGTLVIHLGGCESEVEKAIEFVKQQQVEVEVITNV; encoded by the coding sequence ATGATTACACTTCAAGGTGTGAAAAAAATATATCAAAGTAGTCAAGGAACCGTTCGAGCTGTTGATGGCGTGGATCTACGCGTACAGCCAGGAGAAATCTTCGGTATCATTGGTTACAGTGGTGCCGGAAAGAGTACGTTAATTCGTTTGCTAAATGGTTTAGAGAAGCCCACTGAAGGAACGGTAGAAGTTGCAGGAAACAATATTGGACAAATAAGAGGCGGAAAATTAAGAAAAGCGCGCCAAGAAATCAGTATGATTTTCCAACATTTCAACCTTCTTTGGTCCCGTACGGTAAGAGAGAATATCTCATTTCCACTAGAAATTGCAAAAGTACCAAAGCAGGAGCGTTTGAAGCGAGTTGATGAGCTCATCAAGCTAGTAGGACTAGAAGGTAGAGAAAATGCATATCCTTCACAGCTCAGCGGTGGTCAAAAGCAGCGCGTTGGAATCGCAAGAGCACTAGCGAATAATCCTAAAGTGTTGCTGTGTGATGAAGCGACGTCTGCACTAGATCCTCAAACGACAGACTCAATTTTAGAACTGCTCGTTGACATCAATAAAAACTTAGGACTTACTATTGTACTGATTACGCATGAGATGCACGTTATTCGTAAGATTTGTCATCGCGTTGCGGTAATGGAGGATGGAAAAGTAGCAGAAGAAGGAAACGTATTAGACGTTTTCAAAAGACCTCAAGCTCAAATTACCAAAACATTCGTGAAACAAGTAACGGAGGCAGATGAGAGCTTTGAAGCAATTGAGAATGTACGAGAACAATATCCAGATGGACATATTATTCAGCTGACCTTTATCGGCCAAGGCGCTGAGCAACCGCTCATTACGAGTGTTATCAAAGAGTTTGATATTACCGTCAACATTCTGCAGGGTAAAGTCTCTTACACGCAGGGCGGCTCTTACGGAACACTCGTTATTCACCTTGGTGGATGCGAGAGTGAAGTAGAGAAGGCCATTGAGTTTGTGAAACAGCAGCAGGTAGAAGTAGAGGTGATCACAAATGTTTGA
- the sufC gene encoding Fe-S cluster assembly ATPase SufC, giving the protein MAASTLTIKDLHVAIDGKEILKGVNLEIKGGEIHAIMGPNGTGKSTLSSAIMGHPKYEVTQGSILFDGEDVLEMEVDERARVGLFLAMQYPSEISGVTNADFLRSSINARREEGDEISLMKFIRQLDKNMEFLEMDPDMAQRYLNEGFSGGEKKRNEILQLMMIQPKIAILDEIDSGLDIDALKVVSKGINEMRGEDFGCLIITHYQRLLNYITPDHVHVMMQGRVVKSGGAELAQRLEAEGYDWIKQELGIEDETVGEEA; this is encoded by the coding sequence ATGGCAGCATCAACATTAACGATCAAAGATCTTCATGTAGCAATCGATGGCAAAGAGATCTTAAAAGGTGTAAATTTAGAAATCAAAGGTGGAGAAATCCACGCAATCATGGGCCCTAACGGAACAGGTAAATCTACTTTATCTTCTGCAATTATGGGACACCCAAAATATGAAGTTACACAAGGTAGCATCTTATTTGACGGTGAAGACGTATTAGAAATGGAAGTAGACGAGCGTGCACGCGTAGGTCTATTCCTTGCTATGCAATACCCAAGTGAAATCAGCGGTGTAACAAACGCAGACTTCTTACGTTCTTCTATTAACGCACGTCGTGAAGAAGGCGATGAAATTTCTCTTATGAAATTTATCCGTCAGCTTGACAAAAACATGGAGTTCCTAGAAATGGATCCAGATATGGCTCAACGTTACCTAAACGAAGGCTTCTCTGGTGGGGAGAAAAAACGTAACGAAATTCTTCAATTAATGATGATCCAACCGAAAATTGCGATTCTTGACGAAATCGATTCTGGTTTAGATATCGATGCGTTAAAAGTTGTTTCAAAAGGGATCAACGAAATGCGCGGAGAAGACTTTGGTTGCTTAATCATCACTCACTACCAACGTCTACTTAACTACATCACACCTGACCATGTACACGTAATGATGCAAGGTCGTGTCGTAAAATCTGGTGGTGCTGAATTAGCACAACGTCTAGAGGCAGAAGGATACGACTGGATCAAACAAGAACTAGGTATTGAAGACGAAACAGTAGGCGAAGAAGCGTAA
- a CDS encoding MetQ/NlpA family ABC transporter substrate-binding protein yields the protein MKKWITGLAASSLLVLGLAGCGTSNDSASSDKDKLVVSASNVPHAEILEEAKPILKKKGIDLEIKVAQDYIIPNKALANKEVDANYFQHVPYMESVLKDNKGKPGYNFVNAGAIHVEPIGIYSKKYKSLKDLPEGGKVKMRNAVSEEGRILSIFEQAGVIKLKKGVSKVDAQIKDIVENPKHLKFEANVEAGILPQVYKRDQADAVVINANYALDAGLDPVKDPIAVESTKDNPYANIITVRKGDENKKKIKELVAVLQSKEIKDFIKKEYKGAVLPVSK from the coding sequence ATGAAAAAGTGGATTACAGGTTTAGCAGCATCTTCATTATTAGTGCTAGGATTAGCAGGTTGCGGAACGAGCAACGATAGCGCATCTTCTGATAAAGACAAATTAGTAGTTAGTGCATCAAACGTTCCACATGCAGAAATTCTAGAAGAAGCCAAGCCAATTTTAAAGAAAAAAGGCATTGATTTAGAAATCAAAGTAGCACAAGACTACATTATTCCGAATAAGGCGTTAGCCAACAAAGAGGTAGACGCAAACTACTTCCAACACGTTCCGTACATGGAATCTGTGTTAAAAGATAATAAAGGAAAGCCAGGCTATAACTTTGTAAATGCAGGCGCTATTCACGTGGAGCCAATCGGTATTTATTCAAAAAAATACAAAAGCCTAAAAGATTTACCTGAAGGTGGAAAAGTGAAAATGCGTAATGCAGTTTCTGAAGAAGGACGTATTTTATCGATCTTCGAACAAGCAGGCGTAATTAAACTGAAAAAAGGTGTAAGCAAAGTAGATGCACAAATTAAGGATATTGTGGAAAACCCAAAACACCTGAAATTTGAAGCAAATGTTGAAGCAGGTATTCTGCCACAAGTATACAAACGAGATCAAGCTGATGCGGTTGTAATCAATGCGAACTACGCGCTTGATGCAGGATTAGATCCAGTAAAAGATCCAATTGCCGTTGAATCGACGAAAGATAACCCGTATGCGAATATCATCACCGTTCGTAAAGGCGACGAAAATAAGAAAAAGATTAAAGAATTAGTAGCTGTTTTACAATCAAAAGAAATTAAAGACTTCATTAAAAAAGAATACAAAGGTGCTGTACTTCCAGTATCAAAATAA
- the gcvH gene encoding glycine cleavage system protein GcvH, translating to MSTPKELRYSEEHEWVKTEDNLVRVGITHFAQAELGDIVFVELPEVGATVQVNEPFGSVESVKTVSELYAPISGKVVEVNEELNDNPEFVNESPYEQAWMIVLEPSDASEVDKLMNADDYKKMINED from the coding sequence ATGAGTACGCCAAAAGAATTACGCTATTCTGAAGAGCACGAATGGGTAAAAACAGAGGATAATTTGGTACGTGTAGGAATTACACATTTCGCACAGGCTGAACTTGGTGACATCGTATTTGTTGAACTTCCAGAAGTAGGTGCTACTGTTCAAGTAAACGAGCCATTTGGCAGCGTTGAATCTGTAAAAACAGTATCTGAGCTTTACGCACCAATTAGCGGTAAGGTAGTAGAAGTGAATGAAGAACTTAACGACAATCCTGAGTTTGTAAACGAATCTCCATATGAACAAGCATGGATGATTGTACTTGAACCATCTGATGCAAGCGAAGTAGACAAGCTTATGAATGCTGATGACTACAAAAAAATGATCAACGAAGACTGA